The DNA segment AAACTTTGATACTTGGTTAAACAAGAAACTTGATACTTATTGAATGAGAAACTTTGATACTTGGTTAAACAAGAAACTTGATACTTATTGAACGGGAAGCTAGCTTAAACACAGACTTGAAACACagaaacttttgtgttaattaTGTAATAATACCATGTAATGGTTACTCATAATAATATCAACGCAACACTTAACCTAGCTCGCAAAACGAACCAAAGTCGAAAAACGAACCAAAGTCGGAAAACTAGCAAACGGGTCTCGGCTGTCCGAATGGATATCCGATCGGATACCAGCAAGACTTCTGAAAGCCAGTTGCTAAGAAAAAGATTAGAACAAGAGGGCTCTGGCGATTTCGGAACTAGCTTCACTCATTCCACCCAGCAAGTctggtcggatggccattcgaccggAAGGCCATCCGACCCCTTGCACCTCTCCACCGACTTACCTGTCACTGTCACCTATAAATACACCCCTTGACCCTTCATTCTCACCTTTACTCTCTGCCACTCGACCTCACGCACTCTCAGTCACTTAAATCAAGATTCAGGCCCATTCCGTAAGTATTTCTCCTAAATATTTGTACAACTTTCATCATTTAACACTTCTACACCatattcttcatcaaaatcacatgAACACTTCAACTTTTTCATGAAAACCAACTGATTTGGGTCTCTCAAAGGTGGTTTCCACTCAGATGTTTGTACAAACTGTGGTGGATAATCATTTAATCAAGATCGAccccagatctaaaggattttcacAACTTTTACACAAAAATCTAAAGGAATCTCACATTTTTACACCAGAGCTGACGGAATTTCACATGTTTTTGGCTCAGATCTGATGAACATCATGTTTTACAAATAGTTTTCGAACTTTTCTTCAATCTTTATACAAAACATTGGTGAAATCGGACTCAAACAGACTTCCGACTCATTTCTCAGTCGAAAGCCAGCTTGAAGACTGAATTCCACCGGAAAAACGGGCCGATTGACGGTCCAAAGATGAAACTCCATCAGAAACAGTTTGTCAGTTCAAAAAGCGGGTGAtgcccatccgatcgaacgagcTGGGTTTTGGtatgtttccgttgtttgacTCGTTGCACCATCACCGTTAACTGAGAACTTAGAAAATTTCACGAAACTTCACTCACTAATCGTCtgtccgaatggccatccgatcagatgaccattCGTCCAAATGATCTGATTATGATAACACTCGTTGTTTGTTTTACAGGACACTAAgatcaaaacattgaaaactTTAACAATTCACAAACACCCACTGTTCGAATGCCGTCCGTTTGAATGGTCATCCTTCCGGATTACCATTCGCTCAGGTATTCTGTCAGACACTTTTACTCGATTTTCACACGATTCGACACTTTTTTCCCGACCGGGTCAGCTCTTAGAGGACTTATGCTCTGTTCCCCACACACAGGCTGATCCAGCGTTCCCTTCGATCCAATTTAGAAGTGTTTGGTTTCAAGcgcccactgtgagtatacttgatccctttttgttttaaacactttagggatgcaatatgtattctatatcaagacacttgacacttgaaacttacttgaaacatgctcaatccatataaaatatgaaacatgatacttgtgatacttgagacttttatgctatgtgaacgtttaatccctgtgtgtagttccgccttaacaattgtagcgctataggagtaacgcccgtcccccttgagtcttggggtattgttaggataagacatattaacctcccgttATTCTTTGGGAAAGGCACTTTAATGTGTTgtaaacttgggctatcacttggattGCGTTAACTAGCAAggtgaaacttgttatatgtttTCGTGTTGGATGTGAGTTTTTAAATGTTtaaactattatgctatgtattcaaacttgtatgctcgccaatattttttttgacattattttaatacatgttgcaggttgatagtcgcagtgaatcaagaaaacaagctaggatgatgctTAGAATCTCATCTAGATAATTAGACaattttgaacaatatttgaatcGTTATGTTATGTTGATACTTATTGTGGTTGTGGATTTTGTTTGACGTTTTAGAGTCATTTGATGAAATTTTGATTAATCTATATCGAAACAAatagtgttatggattctcttgagcaatctgattcgcttaGTGTCGCGCCCCAATATTTCctccatcagttggggtgtgacaacaataccaaaatgtatataaaatatACTAAAATCCATATATGACAAAAATAGTCTATACCCCCAaatcccaaacccgcgaaaaaaataaaaactaatccCAAACCTGATCCCATACCCGGTTGCGCGATCCAAACTTATCCTAAACTTGTTaggtttcgggtttcgggtttacctgTCGagttcgggttcgatttccatccCAATCTGTTGTCCATTACGTTGctatcattgtgtcttttaactgTTGTTATTAATTGTGTTTTTAATCTACTTTTCATTGCGttttttagtttgatactcattatgttttacgttatgttaattgtgttttagtctgttgtctattgtgtcttttatctgttgtcatcgatTATGTTTTTAGTCTActttttattgtgtttttagtttgatactcattgtgttttacattaaAAAAATGGGGGGAGGGGGGGAATTGGGGGATgacatgtgacttgcatgtgatATTTCTAGCATGTGAGAAGCATGTGCATGTTGACTTTTTTCTTTTGGACGAAACTACCTTTCTACTTGTTTTTTCATTGGACATTTGTCATTCTATGTGGCTTCTCACCTAATTTATTTATTGTAGCCTTTATAGAATAAATTAACACTTAAGTTTGAATgctaataaaaaaaatagaaaagaaaTTGGCAATCATTAAACATGTTTCAACTTTTTAGACACGTATCTTAGACATAAAAAATGAGAAACACTCCGTATACATATTTCTAAACATTCTAATAAAGATAACCGTATCAAACATGTTTTATCACTAATCATTTATGTAtacgttattattattattatttaactaaTGAAATAACATAATAAGGGTGGTGTTTGTCATTTTTCTTTAAATGTATGCGATAACAATTGATggtattttttaaattaaaaaaaaaaagaaaagaaaaggaagaatcATGTCTTGTTGGGATGATCACGAAGCATTGGTTATATAAACCAAGAACCAAACAGCTTGGTTTGTTGGTGACCTCAGATACATCAAATGCGCATCTCAAACTCTAGATGTATTTTTCGTATTTCAATTATTTTTCATAAAAAAGTATAGTTATACACTACTTAAACAGAATATTACAATATGTTATTTatctaaacaaataaataaattacattttTAAACGTAAGATCAGTCAAAGAGTTGAATCAATCATAAAGAAAATCGACACTTGATTCAAGGAATCTTAATAAGTGTTCATCGTTCATCACCAGAATAAGGTATTGTACGTTTAAACATTTATCAAATCGGTAAATTTGTTGAATTAATGGTGGGGACAAAAAGAGCCTAAGAACAAAAGTCCAGATAAACGGTAATATAAAACTAATTTtaagtaaataagtaaataattaTGAGATTCACATAATCAAATTATATTATGAGATAAAAAAGTGGATTATAtggatatttttttttatatatcatAGTCAAAACAATACTTATATGCTTAGTACATCTTCTTATTTGAAATTGATTCTGGATTCAGTGGAAGGAAAGGATGTAATTATCCTTTATTAGATTATAAATGGTAAAGAGATAAAGAATGATTTAATTTTTTACCATAAACACTCAATGAGTTGATATGATATCATGAGTAGCCACTTCCTGTTCCATTTAAATATAGAAAACACACCATTTCTAATACAATCCAACTCTCTGGAATCACCAATTCCAGACCTCTCTTCAATTCCAATGGagagaacaacaacaacaacaattaaGATCATCAGAAAATCAATCCATACTTTCCTCAAACACTACAACTACTTCACAATCACATCCCTTTTAGCACTTCCCTTCTCAGCCTCAATCCTCATCTCATCATCATCTCTTTCACCTGATTCCATCTCCTTCCAGAACACATTCCATTTTCGCCTTCTGTCGCTATTCGATTCCATCGGAATCCCAACTTCATATGAATATTTTTCCATTTTCACTCTTAAACTCTCCCAAACCCTCACCTCATCAATCCTACTCCTACCCTTTACCCTCTCCTTCCTTCTCATCACAAAAACATACATAATCCAACACCTTCATACCCACAACAAAAAGCCACCACCTTTCACAGGAATCTTCAATTCCATCCTCCATACACAACTATGGAATTCATTTCTAATCATCTCAGCAAACTCCACTTCATTTTGTATACTTTTTATTGCCTTCAACTTCTTGGAAACCCTAAAAGTCTTCACATCTTCTACCTTGATCATATTACTTTCCATAATTGGAGGAATCACATATTCCATAGTTATAGCCAATTCCATGATCATATGCAACATGGCTTTAGTGCTCTCAGGAATGGAAACCAAAGGAGGGTTTATTTCCATTCTCAAAGCATGTGTTATGATCAAAAGAAGAACTACAACCGCTCTTTTTTTAGCTCTTTACATCAACATAACTTTGGCTGGAATCGAAGCGCTATTCCAATTCCGGGTGGCAAGTGTTTATGCAAACTTAAGGACAAGTAACTCCAGTCCTTTGGTTGTGTTAGAAGGATTGTTGATAGCTTATTTATACTCAATTATCATCACACTTGACACCATTACAAATTGTATGTTCTACAAAAGCTGTATACTTGAAGATTCTAAGTATTTTCCGGATCAAGAAGAAGGTAAGATACATGGGTATTGCTTGAAAGTCAAAGGTGAAGAAGATGAGCTTCAatgaattatatatttttttttttgtgattataaagttttttttttttttttttttgtgattatGAAGTTTTTAATTCATTCCATTTAAGTTTAGATCATAGGAATAAAAAAAAGGAGTGTGTAAAATATCTCCCAATTTGGATGAAACATGATTGTGCGGAGTAGTTAATTCTTATAATTTTTATAAAGTAATTATGTACATATATAATGAGTCATTTCCAGATGTAATAATTGGAATTATGTGATAAAATTGGTATCCTTCGCCAACATAAACAGTGTGTGTTTATTGaattttatatgattttatttACATAGTGTTTGATTCTAATTAAAATAACTGAGTTCTATCAAGTAAATAAAATTAGGTAATTTAACAATAACTAGTATTAAACACCcctcgcgttgcggcgggggtgatcactaatgccacactactgtcagcgaccaccgacactgaagttgcggtgttaatgcgaagaaattaaaccgaaacgtcgaaacataaaacatagaataaaataactaagttgatctaggactcgcgcgTTATGATGAACCCGCGTCAATTTTTTCTCGTTTGACAGGTttatcgtaatctatatataatatatatcattaccactatacaaacaataatgcatacattacaaaaaccattgcatcaatatgttgcaaattgtatttatacaagattttggctaaattaattagactattataaataataataatttacaaataaaacaacacaactttgaataGATCAAACCGAatgaatatggtaagataatgaaaccattatttgattaaggtacaaccacttaagtaCAATTTACAATCATAAATGCATACAAAacagattgaatttggtaaggtaatgaaaccattattatttgattaagatacaaccacttaagcacaacttacaacctatatttgattaaggtacaactatTTAAACACAACTTATCACCAAATATGCACACAAATATTtaaaattaatagtatataaataaatcAAGTTAGCTTAAAATACAACCCACAAATTAACAAATAACAAAGCATTGTTTACAACTATCATTGCACAAATATTTTCTAAATTGATAGTATATAAATGTCTGGTTCTAGGTGGCAGCCAGATTTTAATAGTCATGGGATCCGAATAAATAAACGGGTTCTATctactttttttatttattaatgagatttttaatggttcagagctcttactggttcaacacttaatggttcagactgtttgtttcgtgagcaaatgtctgaatggttcagacatttacctatgaatggttaagtattatacaaaGACTAAATGGTTAATACCTCTAatttgaattggtcagacatttgtctctgaagggttaaacattatactgacttttaatggttcagactttaGACTtcttactagttcaacacttaatgattcagaagttgtcaaacagccGTTTAGTCTAAAAAATAGTATATAgtgtttattttaaaataaataatagagtTATATTAAGCGAATAAAGTTAGATAATTTAAAAATAATGCGGGTGCTTTATTTATCACTCACCACTTTTGGAGACTACCACACGCATCAAACGATTATGACATCAACAGTCGATAAATTTTCACTAAGTTTATCTATATGACGTTGATATTGTGATATGTaattataagaaaaaaaaactaaaaatagacACATTTAGTTGCATGAAATATAATTCCAAAATAGTAGTCATCAATTCAGTCTTGAGATGTTGGTCTAGTGGTCAAAAGAGCTTCCCTCCCTAGTAGAGACACATGTTCAATTCTCGTTTGGGTCATTTTCGAGTGATATCTGGGTGAAGAGACGAATCGGGACTTTAATCCTGAGTTCGAACCTGATGGGGGGCTAGGGTTTACGGATTGCATCCGGTTCCCGTGCATCAGGAGGGCGTGGTCTCATGGTGGTCGAGGAGTCGACCTTGGACATAGCCCGAACAGGATGAGTTTTCACGTGAAATTCttttccgttcaaaaaaaattactCATGAACTCAACCCCTCAAGTTAACTAGAGTTAATAATAAGTGACCAAATTTTGTCACATTTAAATTGGCGTGTTTGTTTTCTCAACGTATTTGTGAGGTTTTCACATGTATCTTCCATCTAAGAAAACAAGAATCGCTTGCAATGCATGTGTCACGCGTTCCTTGCCCATAAAATAGTTTCAATCACTCAATAgaaatgtcaaaaaaaaaaaaaaaaaaaaaataaaaacaaaacaaaatacttGTCTAATAACATTAGTCAATTTTAAGAAGTTGATTAAAGCGGTAGTGGACACATAACCAAACAACTAGACATATTTCAATGGCAAGAAAAAAACATAGTTAAAAATTAACATAAGTTAGCGTACGTTTGGAGTTACAGATCAAACCAAAAGTAATAAGCCAGAAACATGCCAGATCATGTGGCAAACTATCTAATCTGAATTTCATCATCTAGAGCGCTGATAACAGGCTCAACTGATTTTCCCCAATGTTACgagatttgttttttttttttcattctcaATGTAGAAACATGTGAATTTTTTATTTACGTAATATACACGTGTATTTAGAAAGTCATTTTGGTAGACAATTTtagtttttcaaaatttaacGCGACAAACCAAATTAACTACCACAATCCTTTTAACCAtctctaagaccatgtgtagtggtataacactataatgcccccaccatggggcgttttgcgccatgtggcgtcctagtcagcaagggggcattatagcaaaagtggtgtagtggtataatgccccataatgctccattcaatcattttacaatcatttcacaattattttttttttaatttaaaacataaaataacattcattaatttaaaaaaaaattacattacttgaaaaaaaaataaaaaaaaacttaaaaaaaaccgaaagtaaaaaaaaagcagaaaattaaaaaaaaaccgaaaaataactgaaaaaaataaaaaaaaaacataaaaaaataatatgatctagagtccatatttttctttaattttttggcgacgcatttgcgcaaggatcaacgcatcgccttgtaggtggtcgataggtttggacaaaaactcgatgtccttttccatttgccttgcctcttgcatctcgttaaattTTTTTGTTTCGGCCATTCGTTCCTTCATAATTtcataacgttggtggccgagatctcgaatgtcttggagacgacggttcatctcctcgaaatcatcctttaactcgagatcggaagacgactcgagTGTTTTTTTCCCGGCTCCCTTTCTTCTACCGGCGGGTCGGGCCAACTCTTCTTGAATGCCCTCGTCCACCGCCTCATTTAAATCAACATTGCGGGCATCCGATGTCGGAGTTGAcgggtcaacggaggatgatgtttttgaccttttagcccgacgtctactactagacgtcattgggttaactaccgcccactttggactttttcgaAGTAGCTCCCAACACTTGTAGTACGTGAAAGGGCCTTTTGTCCTCTCGAACTCCTCCAAACTCTTCGTTAAAACCCCCACGTCACCTTCACCGCTCGGGCGattatcgtagttacgttggAAGACTTCTTGAAACGCATGACACTTGTTGTTtatgtcggtccatttgctagaaatcgagtctttgtcccgatgttcgccttgaccccacgtgctaaagaagagtgcacgaaccctatcccaaaaaaccggacccgtttgaaagtttgctacaaaaaaaaaataataagttgtttgttaaaaaataaaataacaaagtaAGTAAAATAATAGTTATATAAAATATTTACCCGTCTCTTCGTCCTCCGAAATGTCGACATACGCCCGAGTCAACGCGTATTCCTCTTCCTTCGTCcatttgattatattttttgtacgcCTCGGTGCGTCCTTatccttcttcttatgcgaccttttgccgcgtttcgatgtttcttgcaccggttcgggttgcgtctccggtacgacttccacatcgggttcggcttcgggttgtgacggttgagacccgccggcttgaccatagccgaaAGTTGGAGGAACAAACGGAGGGGCGCCACTTAAGTAAGCCGCGTAACTTAaaaagctcgggtccatgtcttgaaggttgaatggggtttgcggttgggttgtgttcgggtttgcGGGTCTAGCGGGGACACCAAAAGGAGGGCGGAAAGGATGCATGGTTGTATAAAAATAAGAAGAAAgtgggttttttttataaaagttggaagaaagtgggagagtttgtgaagttttgtataaaaaatggTGTGAATGTGAGTTAAATATATATAGTGggaattatttaaaataaaaaaaaataaagaaagttACCGTTTGAACAACGGTCGAAAGATGGTGGCCCCCACACGATTAAGCGTTATTTTTAAAACGCCGGACCCAATTTTTTTCGAAAATCACGCCGGAAAACGCCCCCTGTAGTGGGGGGTTGGGCGTTTTAGGGCGTTTTGgggcaatttttttttaaaaaaaacgccccattacgCTTGGTCTAATGGAGTCGTCTTAAGAATGACGTGAATGTTTAGATGAGCAAGATCCAATATGTAAATAGGATTATTAGTGTGTGTATATTATATATCTATATTTTAAATTTCTTATCCAAGTATCATAAAAATAGCTTAAAATGTTTATAAGTTTTAATAACATGTTGCATTGTTGCAGAAATTGTTATGTATTCCGGCGATGTTGGGTATTAATCTAGTCAAAATGGATTCATATGGTTGTTTAGATGGTGGTGGTACATCTACCTTTTAATGACACATTCAAGGAAAATCAAATTTTCAAGGAGTACTATCCTTGATTAGTATGTGGGTTTTTCATTCATTTTGTGTCATTTTAGTGGAGTTAGCATTTTTTTTGCAATCATTTAGGGCGGACAATtctgacacgaacacgataacacgacacgaacctgcacgaagttaacaggtttcgtgtttAACCTTAGCAGGTTTCGTG comes from the Helianthus annuus cultivar XRQ/B chromosome 4, HanXRQr2.0-SUNRISE, whole genome shotgun sequence genome and includes:
- the LOC110933420 gene encoding glutathione S-transferase T3-like, producing MDPSFLSYAAYLSGAPPFVPPTFGYGQAGGSQPSQPEAEPDVEVVPETQPEPVQETSKRGKRSHKKKDKDAPRRTKNIIKWTKEEEYALTRAYVDISEDEETANFQTGPVFWDRVRALFFSTWGQGEHRDKDSISSKWTDINNKCHAFQEVFQRNYDNRPSGEGDVGVLTKSLEEFERTKGPFTYYKCWELLRKSPKWAVVNPMTSSSRRRAKRSKTSSSVDPSTPTSDARNVDLNEAVDEGIQEELARPAGRRKGAGKKTLESSSDLETQLF